In endosymbiont of unidentified scaly snail isolate Monju, the following are encoded in one genomic region:
- a CDS encoding heavy metal translocating P-type ATPase yields MTAPDDAPQRTEESCFHCGLPVPPEAHYPVEIDGQIHNLCCRGCQAVAQAIVDGGLTSFYRHREKPTGRPEELIPEQLAQMELYDQPALQAGFVSVDENDLKQASLILEGITCAACVWLNERHVRSLPGVQDFQVNYSTHRAHVSWDDSRIKLSDILKAIASIGYVAHPFDPGRQEQIQKKEKSQALRRLFVAGLGAMQVMMLAVAMYAGDAYGMEADIEQFMRWVSLLLTLPVVLYSASGFFVTAWRDLRRRQLSMEVPVSLAIGAAFGASLWHTLRGSGEIYYDSVCMFTFFLLASRYLEMGARHRAGQAAEALVKLLPATATCIVDGRHEAVPVAQLCPGDRVLIRPGETVPADGEVVEGESSVDESLLTGESLPRHRGPGDALVGGSLNVESPLQMRVSRVGEDTMVSGIVRLLDRAQAEKPRLAMLADRVAGWFVAAQLSIATAVAIGWWLHAPERAFEITLAVLVVTCPCALSLATPAAVTAAIGALTRLGLLVTRGHVLETLGAADHIVFDKTGTLTRGMLTLAGVQPLSDTGEQQVCHLAAALARDSEHPVARVLALHGKAADTVTDLRSHPGKGMEGVIDGTRYRLGNAAFVAELIGSEPPPAADLAGTPVYLGSEQGWLARFVLRDRLREDAVEAVRALRELGLTPHIYSGDAADAVATVGRELGIDDWAAQLRPEDKLARVRALQQAGHKVVMVGDGVNDAPVLAGADVSVAMGQGAQLAHASADMVALSERLAVLPEGVRKARDTGTVIRQNLAWAVVYNLIAVPLAAAGWVAPWMAAIGMSLSSLVVVVNALRLK; encoded by the coding sequence ATGACCGCCCCGGACGACGCCCCGCAACGCACCGAAGAAAGCTGCTTCCACTGCGGCCTGCCCGTGCCGCCCGAGGCCCATTACCCGGTCGAGATCGACGGCCAGATCCACAATCTCTGTTGCCGGGGCTGCCAGGCGGTGGCCCAGGCCATCGTCGATGGGGGGCTGACCTCCTTCTACCGGCACCGCGAGAAACCGACCGGCCGCCCCGAGGAGCTGATCCCCGAACAGCTCGCGCAGATGGAACTGTACGATCAGCCGGCCCTGCAGGCCGGTTTCGTGTCAGTGGACGAGAACGACCTCAAGCAGGCCTCGCTGATCCTCGAGGGGATCACCTGTGCGGCCTGCGTCTGGCTCAACGAGCGCCATGTGCGCTCCTTGCCCGGGGTGCAGGACTTCCAGGTCAACTACAGCACCCACCGTGCGCACGTGAGCTGGGACGACAGCCGCATCAAGCTGTCGGACATCCTCAAGGCCATCGCCAGCATCGGCTATGTGGCCCATCCCTTCGATCCCGGCCGCCAGGAACAGATCCAGAAGAAGGAGAAGTCACAGGCGCTGCGGCGTCTGTTTGTGGCTGGCCTGGGGGCCATGCAGGTGATGATGCTGGCGGTGGCCATGTATGCCGGCGATGCCTACGGCATGGAAGCGGACATCGAGCAGTTCATGCGCTGGGTCAGCCTGCTGCTCACCCTGCCGGTGGTGTTGTATTCGGCCAGTGGTTTCTTCGTTACCGCCTGGCGTGATCTGCGGCGCCGGCAGTTGAGCATGGAGGTGCCGGTCTCGCTGGCCATCGGTGCGGCCTTCGGCGCCAGCCTTTGGCACACCCTGCGCGGCAGTGGCGAGATCTATTACGACTCGGTGTGCATGTTCACCTTCTTCCTGCTCGCCAGCCGCTACCTGGAGATGGGCGCGCGGCATCGTGCCGGCCAGGCCGCCGAGGCCCTCGTCAAGTTGTTGCCGGCGACCGCCACCTGCATCGTGGACGGCCGGCACGAGGCCGTGCCGGTGGCGCAGTTGTGTCCTGGCGATCGGGTGCTGATCCGTCCTGGCGAGACGGTGCCCGCCGATGGCGAAGTGGTCGAGGGCGAAAGCTCGGTGGACGAGTCGCTGCTGACTGGGGAAAGCCTGCCGCGGCACCGGGGGCCAGGCGATGCCCTGGTCGGCGGCAGCCTCAATGTCGAGAGCCCCCTGCAGATGCGGGTCTCCCGCGTGGGCGAGGACACCATGGTCTCGGGCATCGTGCGCCTGCTCGATCGCGCCCAGGCCGAAAAACCCCGGCTGGCAATGCTCGCCGACCGCGTCGCCGGCTGGTTCGTGGCCGCCCAGTTGTCGATCGCCACCGCCGTGGCCATCGGCTGGTGGCTGCATGCACCGGAGCGCGCCTTCGAGATCACCCTGGCGGTACTGGTGGTCACCTGTCCCTGCGCCCTGTCGCTGGCCACTCCGGCAGCGGTCACCGCCGCCATTGGCGCGCTCACCCGGCTGGGGCTGCTGGTGACCCGGGGGCATGTGCTCGAGACCCTGGGCGCGGCCGATCACATCGTGTTCGACAAGACCGGAACGCTGACCCGAGGCATGCTGACCCTGGCCGGGGTGCAGCCGTTGTCAGACACGGGCGAACAGCAGGTGTGTCATCTGGCCGCTGCCCTGGCGCGCGATTCCGAGCACCCGGTGGCACGCGTGCTGGCCCTGCACGGCAAGGCGGCGGATACCGTGACGGACCTGCGTTCCCACCCCGGCAAGGGGATGGAAGGGGTGATCGATGGGACCCGCTATCGCCTGGGCAATGCCGCCTTCGTGGCCGAGTTGATCGGCAGCGAACCACCGCCGGCCGCGGACCTGGCGGGCACGCCGGTCTACCTGGGCAGTGAACAGGGCTGGCTGGCGCGCTTCGTACTGCGCGACCGCCTGCGCGAGGATGCGGTCGAGGCGGTGCGTGCCCTGCGCGAACTGGGACTGACGCCCCATATCTACAGCGGTGACGCAGCCGATGCCGTGGCCACAGTAGGGCGCGAACTGGGTATCGACGACTGGGCGGCGCAACTGCGCCCCGAGGACAAGCTCGCGCGCGTGCGCGCCCTGCAGCAGGCAGGCCACAAGGTAGTGATGGTGGGCGACGGGGTCAACGATGCCCCGGTGCTGGCCGGTGCCGATGTGTCCGTGGCCATGGGGCAGGGGGCTCAACTGGCCCATGCCAGCGCCGACATGGTCGCATTGTCCGAGCGCCTGGCGGTGCTGCCCGAGGGCGTGCGCAAGGCGCGCGATACCGGCACCGTGATCCGCCAGAACCTGGCCTGGGCCGTGGTCTACAACCTCATCGCCGTCCCCCTGGCCGCCGCTGGCTGGGTCGCCCCCTGGATGGCCGCCATCGGCATGTCGCTCAGTTCGCTGGTGGTCGTGGTCAATGCCTTGCGCTTGAAATAG